The Mucilaginibacter terrenus genome has a segment encoding these proteins:
- a CDS encoding WD40/YVTN/BNR-like repeat-containing protein — MKRLLLFIPAIFLGVFLLNSFVLTDKEVKKAPTKEGKSLSIANIIFKSADGGQTWQDISNGLPENLQREGVWRGGLFADDLGLYLRAGNGFYRSDPKSATPFWAKEMFPGNQRNIIPGKNGMLAYDLRGQFLQKPEGTNSWSPIYTNFQEQATSIDKTEDWMYKNYKEKEVRTVFETAAGTVLVGSSNSLFRSTNNGKTWKQVHVGDGRMQIVESDGVLLTTSKNGILRSTNEGENWEPVLSEGGLGIAVERIDGGFAAIVYNTITQTNSLHISLDSGKTWKAIGEELKPSWSGLLMKKIGLLKSSSDILSVKQMGKYLICGCANGLFRSADMGKTWHKLSFPAIGNTGFNLSVAGNVIYVIPNKGC; from the coding sequence ATGAAAAGATTATTGTTATTTATTCCGGCTATCTTCCTGGGAGTATTTCTACTAAATTCTTTTGTACTTACAGATAAGGAAGTAAAAAAGGCACCTACAAAAGAGGGCAAATCATTGTCGATTGCAAACATCATTTTTAAATCTGCTGATGGCGGACAAACATGGCAGGACATTAGTAACGGATTGCCTGAGAATTTGCAGAGAGAAGGTGTGTGGAGAGGTGGTTTATTTGCAGATGACCTGGGGCTGTATTTACGTGCTGGCAATGGATTTTATCGCAGTGATCCAAAGTCCGCCACGCCATTCTGGGCGAAAGAAATGTTTCCGGGTAACCAACGTAACATCATCCCTGGCAAAAATGGGATGCTCGCCTATGATTTACGGGGCCAGTTTTTACAAAAACCGGAAGGAACAAATAGTTGGTCACCCATTTATACCAATTTTCAGGAGCAAGCCACAAGCATTGACAAAACAGAAGATTGGATGTACAAGAATTATAAGGAGAAAGAAGTAAGAACCGTTTTTGAAACTGCGGCAGGCACAGTTCTCGTTGGCTCGAGCAACAGCCTTTTCAGATCAACTAACAATGGGAAAACCTGGAAACAAGTGCATGTTGGAGACGGAAGAATGCAGATAGTAGAATCGGATGGGGTACTCCTGACCACCAGCAAAAATGGAATATTAAGATCTACTAATGAAGGAGAAAATTGGGAGCCTGTACTTAGTGAGGGCGGCCTCGGCATCGCTGTAGAGCGTATAGACGGCGGATTTGCTGCGATAGTGTACAACACCATAACTCAGACCAACAGCCTGCACATCTCTTTAGACAGCGGAAAAACATGGAAAGCCATAGGCGAAGAACTGAAACCATCCTGGAGTGGTTTACTAATGAAAAAAATAGGCTTGCTTAAATCCTCATCGGATATTTTGTCGGTAAAACAGATGGGTAAATATTTGATATGTGGTTGCGCAAATGGTTTATTCCGGTCAGCCGACATGGGTAAAACCTGGCATAAACTAAGCTTTCCTGCTATAGGTAATACTGGCTTCAACTTATCTGTTGCCGGTAACGTGATCTACGTGATACCTAATAAAGGATGTTAA
- a CDS encoding DUF6660 family protein has product MRSFAILLLLYVLMLAVRPCCSDNCMETAPLQKELAGKSLPKEKGCQGCSPFFSCGSCAGFVVNNAVFYTATIAREEPVEHSSAYRQPILKEVAQSIWQPPKIS; this is encoded by the coding sequence GTGAGATCATTTGCCATTCTGCTGTTGTTATATGTGCTGATGCTGGCTGTAAGGCCATGCTGCAGCGACAACTGCATGGAAACAGCACCCCTGCAAAAAGAACTTGCAGGCAAAAGCCTGCCAAAGGAAAAAGGCTGCCAGGGCTGCTCGCCCTTTTTCTCTTGCGGAAGCTGTGCAGGTTTTGTGGTAAATAATGCAGTGTTTTATACGGCAACTATCGCCCGCGAAGAACCTGTAGAACATTCCTCTGCCTATCGGCAGCCAATTTTAAAAGAGGTAGCGCAATCCATCTGGCAGCCGCCAAAAATAAGTTAG
- a CDS encoding helix-turn-helix domain-containing protein: protein MMSESIKKKTNKSAGKNIRTLRHERGWSQEDVANRLGISIPAFSKIETGVTDINLSRLEQIANIFEVSVVNLLSLEYVEEPTTQDHSLTLVQKKLFDRETEITSLQRKVILLYEELLSKNGSL from the coding sequence ATGATGAGCGAATCAATTAAAAAGAAAACCAACAAATCGGCTGGTAAGAACATCCGTACGCTTCGCCACGAACGCGGCTGGAGCCAGGAAGATGTAGCTAACCGTTTAGGTATTTCTATTCCTGCGTTCTCAAAAATTGAAACCGGAGTTACCGACATCAATTTATCTCGTCTGGAACAAATCGCCAATATTTTTGAAGTGAGTGTAGTAAACCTGCTATCGCTTGAATATGTTGAGGAACCAACCACACAAGACCACAGCCTTACTCTTGTTCAAAAGAAGTTATTTGACAGAGAGACAGAGATTACCAGCCTGCAGCGCAAGGTGATACTGCTTTATGAAGAGCTATTAAGCAAGAACGGCAGCTTATAA
- a CDS encoding ATP-dependent helicase has product MDYLKGLNPEQKAAVLQIEGPVMIIAGAGSGKTRVITYRVAHLIRSGVDSFNILVLTFTNKAAKEMRERINHICGPEAKNIWMGTFHSVFAKLLRVEAEKIGYPNNFTIYDTDDSKSVIRAILKEMSLDDKLYNANFVYNRISAAKNNLVGWQEYQQNDQIQADDHSSGRGKLGVIYQTYAQRCFRAGAMDFDDLLFKTNELLKNHPDVLHKYQQKFKYLMVDEYQDTNFSQYLIVKRLAAVRENICVVGDDAQSIYAFRGANIQNILNFEKDYPDLKVFKLEQNYRSTQNIVNVANSIIANNKDQLKKNVFSEKETGDKIKVMRAFSDNEEGKMVAEAIMQDRSNYSMKWHDFAILYRTNAQSRSMEEALRKLNIPYKIYGGLSFYQRKEIKDLIAYFRLTFNPNDEEALKRVINYPKRGIGDTTVDRVIVAADKHQLTPFEIILQANRYVEKAPASLVNFATMIQSFQVITKNQSAYEAALHIAQHSGLLKDLYEDKSVEGLNRYENIQELLNGIKEFSEREDIEEKGLDIFMQDVALLTNDDNDKNPNADTVSLMTIHSSKGLEFPQVYVVGLEENLFPSQMSLNSRSDLEEERRLFYVAVTRAERKLSISYATSRFKFGTLINCEPSRFLDEIDAKFLDLEKSAKPATSSFFDDERTAWSRKADSKPDTFSRPKVATAPSAAKTTSILAKAHVPSPGFKPSDTSNLQVGMQVEHERFGFGKVISLEGNKPDIKATIFFKDIGQKQLLLKFAKLSIVNGNE; this is encoded by the coding sequence TTGGATTATTTAAAAGGGCTAAACCCCGAACAAAAAGCCGCAGTACTGCAAATTGAAGGCCCGGTAATGATTATTGCAGGTGCCGGCTCCGGCAAAACGCGTGTTATTACCTACCGTGTGGCTCACCTTATACGTAGCGGGGTAGATTCGTTTAACATACTGGTGCTTACGTTTACGAACAAGGCCGCAAAGGAAATGCGCGAGCGTATCAACCACATATGCGGGCCCGAAGCCAAGAACATTTGGATGGGTACCTTCCACTCGGTGTTTGCCAAGTTATTGCGCGTTGAAGCAGAGAAGATTGGCTACCCTAACAACTTTACCATTTACGATACCGACGACAGCAAGAGTGTAATCCGCGCGATACTTAAAGAAATGAGCCTGGATGATAAACTGTATAATGCAAATTTTGTATATAACCGCATCTCTGCCGCTAAAAACAACCTGGTAGGCTGGCAGGAATACCAGCAGAACGATCAGATTCAGGCAGATGACCATTCCAGCGGCCGCGGCAAGCTTGGTGTTATTTACCAAACCTATGCGCAGCGTTGTTTCCGTGCAGGGGCGATGGACTTTGACGACCTTCTGTTCAAGACGAACGAGTTACTGAAGAACCACCCCGATGTACTGCACAAATACCAGCAAAAGTTTAAATACCTGATGGTGGATGAGTATCAGGATACCAATTTTTCTCAGTACCTGATCGTGAAACGCCTTGCTGCGGTGCGCGAAAATATCTGCGTGGTAGGCGACGACGCGCAGAGTATATATGCTTTCCGTGGTGCAAACATCCAGAACATCCTCAACTTTGAGAAGGATTACCCTGATCTGAAGGTGTTTAAGCTGGAGCAGAACTACCGCTCTACTCAAAATATTGTTAACGTTGCCAACAGCATTATCGCCAATAATAAGGATCAGCTTAAGAAGAACGTTTTCTCCGAAAAAGAGACAGGCGACAAAATAAAAGTAATGCGCGCCTTCAGCGACAACGAGGAAGGCAAGATGGTGGCAGAAGCCATTATGCAGGACCGTAGCAACTACAGTATGAAGTGGCACGACTTCGCTATATTGTACCGTACTAACGCGCAGTCCCGCTCTATGGAAGAGGCGCTTAGAAAGCTTAACATCCCGTATAAAATTTATGGCGGCCTCTCCTTCTATCAGCGTAAAGAAATAAAGGACCTTATCGCCTATTTCAGGCTCACCTTTAACCCTAACGATGAAGAAGCGTTAAAACGCGTTATCAACTACCCTAAACGTGGTATTGGCGATACAACTGTAGACAGGGTGATAGTAGCGGCAGACAAACACCAGCTTACCCCTTTTGAGATCATACTGCAGGCTAACCGTTACGTGGAGAAAGCACCTGCGTCGCTGGTGAACTTTGCCACCATGATTCAGAGTTTCCAGGTGATCACCAAAAATCAGAGCGCCTATGAAGCTGCCTTGCATATTGCCCAGCACTCGGGCTTGCTTAAGGACTTGTACGAGGATAAATCTGTAGAAGGGCTTAACCGCTACGAAAACATACAGGAGTTGTTAAACGGTATAAAGGAGTTTTCGGAACGTGAGGACATTGAGGAAAAAGGCCTGGATATTTTCATGCAGGACGTTGCGCTGCTTACCAATGACGACAACGACAAGAACCCCAACGCCGATACTGTTTCGCTCATGACCATCCACTCGTCAAAAGGATTGGAGTTCCCGCAGGTATATGTAGTTGGTTTAGAGGAAAATCTGTTCCCGTCGCAAATGTCACTCAATTCAAGGTCAGACCTGGAGGAAGAGCGCCGTTTGTTCTACGTAGCCGTAACCCGTGCTGAGCGTAAGCTAAGCATCAGCTACGCTACTTCTCGTTTTAAATTTGGCACACTCATTAACTGCGAGCCAAGCCGCTTTCTGGACGAGATAGACGCCAAGTTCCTTGATCTGGAAAAATCGGCTAAACCGGCAACAAGTTCGTTTTTTGATGACGAACGTACCGCCTGGAGCCGTAAAGCCGATAGCAAACCCGATACATTTTCACGGCCAAAGGTTGCTACCGCACCGTCAGCCGCTAAAACAACATCCATACTGGCTAAGGCACACGTGCCATCACCCGGCTTTAAACCGTCTGACACATCTAACCTGCAGGTAGGCATGCAGGTAGAACATGAACGTTTTGGATTTGGCAAAGTTATTAGCCTGGAAGGCAACAAGCCCGATATAAAAGCAACCATCTTTTTTAAAGACATAGGGCAGAAACAACTGCTGCTTAAATTTGCTAAACTGAGCATCGTAAACGGGAATGAGTAA
- a CDS encoding winged helix-turn-helix domain-containing protein, producing the protein MADSRNLLSGKLNYVFAAITLLLISTICVAFGMAQGDDFDLARREILLRRIGHELLLQSGDSTSRVLPVKKIANNEYQISFEKDFTFLPDSLVNTTRRLLAKDPLAGDYVVNVLNSGGAGITYGYAVSENKKYDIVACIGRKQPKAYYTINIKFKPGAIITVRNKILLGGLPFLALVGFVLFRYGKPPKALTEVQYTNTLTLGQGLFDAKNRKLFVNGNTTELTGTETRLLRIFALAPNEIIERSRLQKEIWEDEGVIVGRSLDMFISKLRKKLEADATVKIIVVRSKGYKLDVNQPAQI; encoded by the coding sequence ATGGCTGATAGCCGAAACCTGCTCTCCGGGAAACTTAACTACGTCTTTGCAGCGATAACGCTTTTGCTGATCTCGACAATCTGCGTGGCCTTTGGTATGGCGCAGGGCGATGACTTTGACCTGGCAAGGAGAGAGATTTTGCTCCGCAGGATTGGGCATGAGTTGCTGTTACAATCAGGTGATAGTACATCGAGAGTGCTACCTGTTAAGAAAATAGCAAATAACGAGTACCAGATAAGTTTTGAGAAAGATTTTACTTTTCTGCCGGATTCACTGGTAAATACTACCAGGCGGTTGTTGGCCAAAGACCCGCTTGCAGGTGATTATGTTGTTAACGTACTTAATAGCGGCGGTGCTGGCATAACCTACGGTTATGCTGTTTCTGAAAATAAGAAATATGATATTGTGGCCTGTATCGGCAGGAAGCAACCCAAAGCGTATTACACAATCAATATAAAATTTAAACCGGGTGCTATAATCACGGTAAGAAATAAAATCCTGCTGGGTGGCCTGCCGTTTTTGGCACTGGTGGGATTTGTTTTATTTAGATATGGCAAGCCACCAAAGGCTTTAACAGAGGTGCAGTATACCAACACGTTAACCTTGGGGCAAGGATTGTTCGACGCAAAAAACCGTAAGCTCTTTGTTAACGGAAACACAACAGAGCTTACCGGGACAGAAACCCGTTTGCTGCGAATTTTCGCTTTGGCTCCTAACGAGATAATAGAAAGAAGCAGGCTGCAAAAGGAAATATGGGAGGATGAAGGCGTTATTGTTGGGCGCAGCCTGGATATGTTCATCTCAAAACTCAGAAAGAAGCTGGAAGCTGATGCAACTGTTAAAATTATTGTTGTACGCAGCAAAGGGTACAAGCTGGATGTTAACCAGCCAGCGCAGATATAA
- a CDS encoding TonB-dependent receptor, translated as MKKMFMLVPALLFAVTAVSQNTFKAVIKDAKTNLPLIGATATLLNSTKAAAADTAGLIILTNIPNGKQVLQYRYVGYKTRTDTLVFPVQQTQPILVLLETEDEGEELEEVRVSATRSSRTIANIPTRVEMIAGEEIDEKGNMKPGDIRMMLAESTGIQTQQTSVTTGNSSIRIQGLDGKYTQIIRDGFPLYSGFSGGLGLLQIAPLDLKQVEVIKGSSSTLYGGGAIAGLVNLVSKSPSDKRQLNFLLNGTSAGGLDVSSFYAEKFNKTGATVYAAYNHGSPYDPAGIDLTAIPKFDRFTLNPKLFLYLSHRTDLSIGVNSTIEKRIGGDLHFIRGDGDAQHTYFENNKTGRYSTQATLQHRLDNNSSIIVKNSLSYFDRTITLPDYRFAGKQISTYSEANYSYKGAKSEWISGLNYLTENFSETRSSDFPLRSYNYVTVGGFVQNTWDISRKVILETGLRADHHNRYGWFVLPRISALWNISDKLSTRLGGGLGYKAPTVFTEDAERIQFRNVLPVDVANTKAERSYGANYDINYRTGLFDNQVGLSINQLFFYTRIEQPILLTALSNGNLQYQQPPGDLNTKGIETNVKLSYKDFKLFIGYTYADVSQHTGNTISTYPLVSKHRLNNVLIYEIEDLLKIGLEAYYFSPQKLNNGTTGRAYWTTGLMAEKMWKRFSLFINFENLTDTRQTKFGSIYTGSITNPTFNDIYAPLDGFVVNGGIKIKL; from the coding sequence ATGAAAAAAATGTTCATGCTGGTGCCGGCGCTATTATTTGCTGTCACCGCAGTTTCTCAAAATACCTTTAAGGCAGTTATTAAAGACGCTAAAACAAACCTGCCGCTTATTGGCGCCACCGCAACATTACTAAACAGTACAAAAGCAGCGGCAGCAGACACCGCCGGACTGATTATCTTGACCAATATCCCGAACGGCAAACAGGTGCTGCAGTACCGTTATGTTGGTTATAAAACCCGTACAGACACCCTTGTTTTCCCGGTACAGCAAACACAGCCTATACTGGTATTACTCGAGACTGAAGATGAAGGTGAAGAACTGGAAGAAGTGCGGGTAAGCGCCACACGTAGCAGCCGAACCATTGCCAACATCCCTACCCGGGTAGAAATGATTGCAGGGGAAGAAATAGACGAAAAAGGCAATATGAAGCCCGGCGACATCCGCATGATGCTTGCCGAAAGCACCGGGATACAAACACAGCAAACATCTGTTACAACAGGCAACTCCAGCATACGTATACAAGGCTTAGACGGCAAGTACACGCAGATCATTCGCGATGGTTTCCCGCTATATTCTGGCTTTTCGGGAGGCTTGGGCCTGTTACAAATAGCCCCGCTGGATCTTAAACAGGTCGAGGTGATAAAAGGCTCCTCCTCTACCCTTTACGGCGGCGGCGCGATAGCCGGCCTGGTAAATCTGGTGTCTAAAAGCCCTTCAGACAAAAGGCAGCTTAACTTTCTGCTGAACGGAACATCTGCCGGCGGACTGGATGTGAGCAGCTTTTACGCCGAAAAGTTCAATAAGACTGGTGCTACAGTTTATGCCGCCTATAATCATGGCTCACCGTATGATCCTGCCGGTATCGATCTTACCGCCATCCCCAAATTCGACCGGTTTACGCTAAACCCGAAGCTGTTCCTTTATTTATCGCATCGTACAGATCTGTCTATCGGGGTCAACAGCACAATTGAGAAACGCATCGGCGGCGACCTGCACTTCATCCGCGGCGATGGCGACGCGCAGCACACTTACTTTGAAAACAATAAAACCGGCAGGTACAGCACTCAGGCAACCTTACAACATAGGTTGGACAACAACAGCAGTATAATTGTAAAGAATAGCCTGAGCTACTTCGACCGAACAATAACATTACCCGATTACCGGTTCGCAGGGAAACAAATCTCTACCTACAGCGAAGCCAATTACTCCTACAAGGGGGCCAAAAGCGAGTGGATCTCGGGACTGAACTATCTGACTGAGAATTTTAGCGAAACCCGCAGCAGCGACTTCCCTTTAAGAAGTTATAATTACGTAACGGTGGGTGGTTTTGTGCAAAATACATGGGATATCAGCCGGAAAGTGATATTGGAGACCGGCCTTCGCGCCGACCATCATAACCGTTACGGCTGGTTTGTACTACCGCGGATATCGGCCTTGTGGAACATCAGCGATAAGTTATCTACACGGCTGGGTGGCGGTTTGGGCTACAAGGCACCAACGGTGTTTACAGAAGACGCTGAACGCATACAGTTCCGCAATGTGCTGCCTGTAGATGTTGCAAACACCAAAGCAGAACGTTCTTATGGCGCTAATTATGATATAAACTACCGTACCGGCCTGTTTGACAATCAGGTTGGACTTAGCATTAACCAATTGTTCTTTTACACCCGAATAGAACAGCCTATCCTGCTGACCGCCCTGTCTAACGGCAACCTGCAATACCAGCAGCCGCCCGGAGATTTGAACACCAAAGGGATAGAAACAAATGTTAAGCTCTCCTATAAAGATTTTAAGCTGTTTATTGGTTACACTTATGCTGATGTTAGTCAGCACACGGGCAATACCATTAGCACCTATCCCCTTGTTTCCAAACACCGGTTGAACAATGTGCTTATTTATGAAATAGAAGACCTCCTGAAGATCGGGCTGGAAGCCTATTACTTTAGTCCGCAAAAACTTAACAATGGTACAACCGGTCGTGCCTACTGGACCACCGGCCTGATGGCTGAAAAGATGTGGAAGCGGTTCTCGCTTTTTATAAACTTTGAGAACCTCACAGATACCCGGCAAACGAAGTTTGGCAGCATATACACCGGCAGCATCACTAACCCAACCTTTAACGACATCTATGCCCCGCTGGATGGCTTTGTTGTGAACGGTGGTATAAAAATTAAACTTTAA